The following nucleotide sequence is from Bernardetia sp..
AATTTAAAAATAATCAAATAAGTAATAAATTATAATTAAATAAAAAAACCATGAATATCTCAAAATTTATCTTCGCTACTGTTTTTACTCTTTCTTTATCTTTTAGTTCTTTTGCTAACTCATCGTTTGATGAAGGCAGCGTTAAAAATATCTTCAAAACTACTTTCTCTACAAAAGTAGAGAATAAAGCCATAGCAAATATTGAAAACAATAAAGGTATAATCACAGTAATGCTTACTGATGAGCAGGGCAACATTTTGCACGAGAAAAGAATTACTGCTGAAAAAGTAAAATACAGCATCAACTTAGCCAAACTTCCAAAAGGAACATACTTTTTGCAGGTAATAGGCGAAGATAAATCAACATATGAAACCTATTATGTTAGATAATCATAATAAATAGCACATTAAACCTCTTCATGAATTCAAAAAAGCAATCTCGTTTGAGGTTGCTTTTTTTATATAGTTTATTTCTTACCTTAATGATGCTTTTAGCTCGTAGACGGTTGTGAGGTTAATGTTCTAGGCTTCTTTTCTAAGATAACTAGCTAGTTTTTCTTTGAAATGTTCTTTGTTAAAAGGCTTTGCGATGTAGTCATTCATTCCTGCAGCGATACATTTTTCAGCTTCTCCTTTGAGTGCTGATGCTGTCATGGCAATAATAGTGAGGTCTTCTGAAATGGATTCTCTTATAATTTTGGTAGCTTGGTAGCCATCCATTTCTGGCATGTGTACATCCATCAAGACCAAATTAAACTTTTCTTGCTGCAATTTTTCGACAGCTTCTTTTCCATTAAATGCCACATGAATATCATAGCCCCAGTTCTTCAACATTGTTACCACTAAAAGCTGATTGATTTCATTGTCTTCTGCCAAAAGAATTTTATTAGTTGGTTTTGGCTTAACAATACTTGTACTGTCAATAATTTCTTTTTGAGATTCAGAATGAATAGCATCACGCAAAACATCTGGAATTTGTCCATTTCTATCTCTCTGCTGAATGGGCTGACTAACTTCTGTATATTTTTTATAACGAATTTGAAAAGCAAATGTACTACCTTGTCCGACTTTACTTTTTGCAAAAATTTCTCCTCCTTGAAGTTCTACAAGTTGCTTACAAATTGCCAATCCTAAGCCTGTACCTCCGTATTTTCGTGTGGTATCGCTGCTAGCTTGCGTAAACATTGTGAAAATGTCTTGTATTTTTTCCTCTGGAATACCAATTCCTGTATCGCTTACATAAAAATGCAGTACAACAGAATTTTTATCTTCATCTACGAGTTCTGCGCCAATGGTAATCTCTCCTTTATGTGTAAATTTGACAGCATTTCCCAAAAGATTGAGCAAAACCTGTCTCAAACGCACCTCATCACCCACAAAACGAGCAGGAACATCACGACTGATTTTACTTCTAAGTCTAACCTTCTTTGTATCTGCTTTTACCTTGATGCTACTGATAAGTCCTTCCACAATAGGATAAAAATCTATCGGACTTTCTTCAAAAGAAATTTTACCCGATTCAATCTTAGACAAATCTAAAATATCATTGATAATAACCAAAAGATGGTCAGCAGACGATTTGATGGCATTGACATATTTTAACTGCACATTATTGAGCGAAGTATCTA
It contains:
- a CDS encoding ATP-binding protein; protein product: MFKFLNHVSIKTKVVASIMIATIIALITAFSAFVIYDLIDYKTELETGLRDRAQIISRDNYLPVSFAQPENTESQLKDLFASDPNILAAQVYDTLGNLFAKYERLDIKVNPEYKEPPHTEFDLLKNQMSVHHRREVELGSFNENNTTGLSVDNRPPKYPTVYLLSNLDRFYDRLQRYALITGLILLTVSLLTYFIAIRLQRLVSKPILDLTAQTKQIAQEKVYSTRISRGDRRDEIGTLTESFDDMLAQIEQQNLALVLAKEQAEQSAKAKEQFLANMSHEIRTPMNGVYGMSELLLDTSLNNVQLKYVNAIKSSADHLLVIINDILDLSKIESGKISFEESPIDFYPIVEGLISSIKVKADTKKVRLRSKISRDVPARFVGDEVRLRQVLLNLLGNAVKFTHKGEITIGAELVDEDKNSVVLHFYVSDTGIGIPEEKIQDIFTMFTQASSDTTRKYGGTGLGLAICKQLVELQGGEIFAKSKVGQGSTFAFQIRYKKYTEVSQPIQQRDRNGQIPDVLRDAIHSESQKEIIDSTSIVKPKPTNKILLAEDNEINQLLVVTMLKNWGYDIHVAFNGKEAVEKLQQEKFNLVLMDVHMPEMDGYQATKIIRESISEDLTIIAMTASALKGEAEKCIAAGMNDYIAKPFNKEHFKEKLASYLRKEA
- a CDS encoding DUF3244 domain-containing protein produces the protein MNISKFIFATVFTLSLSFSSFANSSFDEGSVKNIFKTTFSTKVENKAIANIENNKGIITVMLTDEQGNILHEKRITAEKVKYSINLAKLPKGTYFLQVIGEDKSTYETYYVR